The sequence CGGGATCGCGAACGAGCTTCTGGATCATGTCCGCTGCCTTCTCCACGCCTTCGACGTCAGAGGACGCTATGAACACCCTGCCGTCGTCCTCGATGTCGATCTTGGTGCCAGTCAGCTCGATGATCTTGCGTATCATCTTGCCCCCGGGTCCGATGACCTCACGGATCTTATCGGGATCGATGGTCAGCGTCATCATTCTCGGCGCATAGGGCGAGAGCTCGGTCCTGGGCGCGGGAAGCGTCTCGAGCATCCGTTCAAGGATGAACATCCGCCCTTCGTGGGCCTGTCTGAGCGCGGCCTCAAGAATCTCCCGGGACAGCCCGCGGATCTTGATATCCATCTGGATTGCTGTGATTCCGTCCCGCGTGCCAGCCACTTTGAAGTCCATGTCTCCGAGGGCATCCTCAATGCCCTGGATGTCGCTGAGAATAGCGAAGTTGTCCTCATACTTGACGAGTCCCATGGCCACCCCGGCCACAGGCTTCTTGATGGGCACACCTGCGTCCATCAGCGCAAGAGTGCTTCCACAGATCGACGCCTGACTGGTGGACCCGTTGGATCCGAGGACTTCTGACACAAGGCGTATGGTGTAGGGGAAAGCGTCTTCCGGCGGGATCATGGGCAGAAGTGCACGCTCCGCGAGAGCGCCGTGACCGATCTCGCGTCTCCCGGGGCCGCGCATGGGCCGGACCTCACCGACGCTGTAGGGCGGGAAGTTGTAGTGGTGCATGTACCGCTTGGATTCCTCAAGGCCAAGCCCGTCCAGTATCTGCTCGTCGCCTACCGCCCCCAGTGTGCAGGCGGTGACGACCTGTGTCTGACCCCTCTGGAAGAGTGCGGACCCGTGCACTCTGGGAAGGAGCCCAACCTGGCAGGAGATCGGCCGAATCTCGTTGAGGTCCCTGCCGTCCGGCCTGCTCCGGTCGATGGTGATCATCTTCCGGACGATCTCCTTCAGGAGCTTGTCGAGTATGGCTGCTGCCTCCCGAAGAGGTGCCTCCTCACCCATCTCTTCTGAGATGCGCGTGAGAGTGGCCTGCTTGACAGCGTCCACCATGTCCTCCCGAGCGAGCTTGTCCGGGTTCCTGACCGCGGCGGCCAAGTCGGCTTCGGCCATGTCGCGGACCCGGGCAACGAGTTCCGGCGCAGGCTCGAAAACCGGCACCTCGATCTTGGCCTTGCCCACCTTGGCGATGATTGTGTCCTGGAATTCTATGATCCTCTTGATCTCCTCGTGCCCGAACATGATGGCCTCGAGGATTTGATCCTCGGGGACTTCGTCAGCACCCGCCTCCACCATTAGAACCGCGTCACGCGTGCCTGCGACGACCAGTGAGAGGTCCGACTTCTCGGCCTCGTGGGCGTCGGGGTTTATGACGAACTGCCCGTCCACGCGCCCGACTTTCACGCCTCCTATCGGGCCGAAGAAAGGAATGTCGGAGATGGACAGGGCCACCGATGCGCCGTTCATGGCGAGAATCGACGGCTCGACGCCGGGCTCCACCGACAACACAGTCGCCACCACCTGGACGTCATTGCGGAACCCTTCGGGGAAGAGCGGACGGATGGGACGGTCTATCATCCGACCAGACAGGACCGCGGCCTCGCTAGGCCGGCCCTCCCGCTTGATGAAGCCCCCCGGGATCTTGCCCACGGCGTAGAGCCTCTCTTCGTAATCCACGAGCAGCGGGAAGAAGTCGATGCCCTCGCGAGGCTGGGAGGACATCGTCGCAGTGACCAAGACGACCGTATCCCCGTACCTGCAGAGCGCAGCCCCGTTCGCTTGCTGCGCCAGGCGGCCGACTTCGATCTCAAGCCTCCTTCCTCCTACCGTGGTCTCGAATACCTGCTGCATATGTCCTGTATACCTCCTCAATGTCGCGCTTGAGCGCGCAGCTAACACAAGAGAGCGGCGGCACCGCTCTCAGCGCGTTTGGCGTCTACTTCCTCAGTCCGAGCTTGTCGACGATCACCCGGTACCTCTCCACATCGTTGGCCTTCAGGTAGTTCAGGAGGGCCCTCCGCTGCCCCACCATCTTCAGCAATCCGCGACGGGAGTGGTGGTCTTTCTTGTGGAGCTTGAGATGGTCCGTGAGGTAATTGATCCG is a genomic window of Bacillota bacterium containing:
- the rpsO gene encoding 30S ribosomal protein S15, which translates into the protein MTLVPEQKKAIIEKFRLHDSDTGSPEVQVAILTERINYLTDHLKLHKKDHHSRRGLLKMVGQRRALLNYLKANDVERYRVIVDKLGLRK
- a CDS encoding polyribonucleotide nucleotidyltransferase; translation: MQQVFETTVGGRRLEIEVGRLAQQANGAALCRYGDTVVLVTATMSSQPREGIDFFPLLVDYEERLYAVGKIPGGFIKREGRPSEAAVLSGRMIDRPIRPLFPEGFRNDVQVVATVLSVEPGVEPSILAMNGASVALSISDIPFFGPIGGVKVGRVDGQFVINPDAHEAEKSDLSLVVAGTRDAVLMVEAGADEVPEDQILEAIMFGHEEIKRIIEFQDTIIAKVGKAKIEVPVFEPAPELVARVRDMAEADLAAAVRNPDKLAREDMVDAVKQATLTRISEEMGEEAPLREAAAILDKLLKEIVRKMITIDRSRPDGRDLNEIRPISCQVGLLPRVHGSALFQRGQTQVVTACTLGAVGDEQILDGLGLEESKRYMHHYNFPPYSVGEVRPMRGPGRREIGHGALAERALLPMIPPEDAFPYTIRLVSEVLGSNGSTSQASICGSTLALMDAGVPIKKPVAGVAMGLVKYEDNFAILSDIQGIEDALGDMDFKVAGTRDGITAIQMDIKIRGLSREILEAALRQAHEGRMFILERMLETLPAPRTELSPYAPRMMTLTIDPDKIREVIGPGGKMIRKIIELTGTKIDIEDDGRVFIASSDVEGVEKAADMIQKLVRDPGVGEVYTGKVTRLMPFGAFVEILPGKEGLVHISQLSHERVATVEDVVSVGDEITVRVSEIDKQGRINLSRKDMLPRPARDEAAGAPAGGGQTRGRDFVARPREPRPNDGRTRDAGRRR